From the genome of Candidatus Poribacteria bacterium:
TATTCAACCGCCGATGCTGCTTTTGAGGATTTACGCTGCCGATATGCTGAGGTCAGTGATACGGTGGGTTGCGTATGCCGCACGAATTGGTGCTTTGATGGGTTCTCACGGACGAAGTCTAAGTCCTGTTTACCTTGCACCGTTTTCAGAAGATCTTCCTGCTTGCACGCTACATGATATTCTAACATAGCACTCCAGTAATCAACATCAAAAATAGTTTGCTCAGCCCTGAAACCATTGCTTTGGGAACGGAATTTGCTTCTCCTTTCCGGTTTACAGGTGTAGTGGAATCTGATATAATATACTGCACCTATAAGTGTGCTGTAGACTGATGGATTGCCCCCTGTCTTGTGGCAGTCAAGGCACCCACAGAAGAATGAGCGATAAATCAAGGAGGCATGTATGGACACATCGTGTTTTGATTATTGCTTGACGGAAGATGAACACCGCGAATTTGAACAGAACGGTTTTTTTGTGGTGGAGAACGCTATACCGCCACACTTGGTCAAAGACCTCGCGACTGTAGTAGACCGGCTCGATGCCCAATACCGGAGCACTGAAGACTCACCAGATCAGAGAGCCCCTGGCACTATAGACCCCAACAGGCCCCCAGCGGAGTTAGTAGGTCCTTATGACCGGCTGAACCTAATGGACTTTGTGGGGAAAGACGAAATTTTTCTGGAACTGCTCGATTGGTATAAGACGTTCCCGAAAGTATGGGGGATCTTGGGATGGAACATCCAGCTCTATCACTCCCATATGACGGTTACCCCGCCGGGACCATCTGACGGAGCTGAGGTGAAAAAGCGTTTGGGGTGGCATCAAGATAGCGCGCGTTTGAATCACGAATTGGAAACGACTCCCCAACCGCGCATCTCCCTCAAAGTGGGTTTCTTTCTGACCGATACCACAGAGGAAGGTAGGGGTAATTTCTACGTCCTACCCGGTAGCCAACGACAGAAAACACCGGACTTTCCTCCAGATGGCGTTTCAGACCCGGCAGAAGCGTTAGCCGTGAAGGTGCCACCGGGTACAGCGGTATTTTTCGATCGGCGGCTCTGGCATTCTGCCAGTCCAAATTATTCAAATATCCCGCGAAAGGTGCTTTTCTACGGTTACAGCTACCGGTGGTTAAGACCTAGGGACGACATGACCGTGGATCACTTTATGGATCGCTGTGACCCGATCCGACAGCAGTTGCTCGGCGCTAGCACAGGTGGGCACGGCTATACGTCACCAACTGATGAAGATGTCCCGCTGAAGCTGTGGTTGGCGGAGCATCTCGGCGAGGAGGCGGTGGCGGCTTGAGCGTTTGTCGCCTTGTCTCGATTCTCGGAAGAAGATCTAGTTATCTCTTTATCCCCCGTTCTCCAGATCTTCTTCCGTCGTAATTTCTATCCCGTGCCGGCGAAATAGCGCTGCAGTGACCCCATCACTATCGGTGAGGTTGCCGGTGAAGGAGCCGTCGTATATCTTTCCACAGCCGCAGGATGGACTTTTCGACTTGAGGATAGCGTGGGTCGCACGATGTGCTTGGGCGATTTCTAATGCGCGATAAGCCCCCGCTAGGAATGCCTTGGTTTTGTCTTCACCATCTACCGTGACGACTCGTGCCCTTCCGTCGAGGACATCCTCTCCATCTCCGCCGACAATCTCGGCGGCTGGTCGAGGCGTCGATAGCCCGCCCAGCTGCTCTGGACAGATCTGAATCAATGAATCTGTTTCAAGTTTGTTCATGACCGTCTCGCTCTTGCTATCGAGACCGTTATAACGGCATTTCTCACCGATGAGACACGCACTGATGACGATTTTTTTCATGGCAATTTATCGGTTGAAACCTTGCGCGACTTCTAACCTTTCCCATTAAGCCTATTTTTGAATCCAGACTAGAAATGTCAACCCAATTCTCGCAACTGAGCGACCACATTTTTATTCATCACGGTTCTATCAGCGTGGGCATTTTGCGCGATGGGGATCGTGCCCTGTTGATTGACTGTGGTGACGGTAGCGTGCGTTCAACCCTCAATACGCTTGGAATCACGACAGTTGATACGGTGCTGTTCACACATCACCATCGCGATCAAGTGTCGGGGATTGGAATCGTAGCGTCGGATGACACACGCATTGGCGTTCCATCACAAGAACGCGCTTGGTTCGAGTCGGTCGAAACGTTTTGGAACGATCCACAGATGCGCTGGCATCTCTACAACTATCACCCCCACAACCTGATGCTCGCCGAGTCTATCCTTGTGACGGATAACTACGCCGAGGGTGATTCCTTCCAATGGGGAAACGCAAGAATCGATGTAATTGATACACCCGGTCACACCGATGGGAGTGTATCCTACACGGTTGAAGTTGATGGACTCTGTTACGCTTTTTGTGGAGATCTGATTTACGACACAGGACAGATCTGGGAATTATACAGCCTCCAAAAAGGAGGAGAGACAACAGACTATCACGGTTTTCTCGGTGATAGGGGACGATTGACCCATAGCCTCAAAAAAGTACGGCAACGGTATCCCGAAGTCCTCATCCCTTCACACGGAAAAATTATGCGCGATCCGAGCGGGGCGATAGAGACACTCCTACAGCGACTTGATGCCTGCTACGATAAGTACGTCGCCATTTCTGCGCTTCGATACTACTTTCCGAAGCTATTCACCGCTTTTGAGGGCAGTGCCGGGCACATGCCGATTCGCGAAGGCAAAGCGGTGCCAGAATTCCTGCGCCACTACGGGACAACGTGGATGGTTATCTCAGAGAACGGGGAGGCGTTCGTCATGGATTGTGGCAGCCCCGGTATATTGAAACAGATTCAGCGTCTCAAAGCCAAAGGGGAGATCTTAGACGTGACAGAGTTCTGGATTACCCACTACCACGACGATCATGTAGACGCCATCCCTGAATTTCAGGAAATTTTTCCGTGTACAACCCGAACCGATTCAATTGTGGCTGACGTTGTAGAAAACCCACACGGCTTCCGTCTCCCCTGCATTTCGCCCGCTGTCGCCCGGATCGATCATCGCACCCAAGACGGTGATTCGTGGACGTGGAACGAATTCGAGATGACCGCTTACCATTTTCCCGGTCAGACCTACTATCACGGCGGTTTGCTCGTCGAGGGACGCGGTGTCCGTCTGTTCTTCGCCGGTGACTCTTTCACTATGGCAGGTATTGATGATTACTGCTCTGGAAATCGTAATCTGCTCGGTGAAGGTGTGGGATATGATCGATGTCTTGCATGGATTGCTGAACTCAAACCAACCTATATTTTCAACTGCCACGTACCGTGTGCCTTCACTTTTAAGGACGACGAGATTCAGCAGATGCGCACGAACCTTGCTGAAAGGGAGCGACTCTATGCAGATCTTTTTCCGTGGGACCATCCCAACTATGGGCTGGACGAACACTGGGTGCGCCCCTATCCTTACGAGCAAAACGTCACCGCCGGCGAGACAGTGACCTTGGATCTGGTTGTTACCAATCACTCCGCACAAGCCCAAATTGCGAGTTGTCGTCCAATCCTTCCTGAATCGTGGGACATCCACATCCCCGAACAGGCGGTAACCATTCCACCGAAGCAGGAGGGACATATCGCCTTTTCGATTCCGATTCCAACGCACGCTAACGGCGCGCAACGCATCGTTATCCCTCTATATGTAACGTATGATGGACAACCGCTCGGACAGTTCCGTGAAGCGATTTTCGTCTTTCCACACGACGCCTAATACGCCATGAAATCTGCCTTTCAGAATTGTCCTCGGCGGAATCCGTAGCGGATCTCACCNNNNNNNNNNNNNNNNNNNNNNNNNNNNNNNNNNNNNNNNNNNNNNNNAATGGCGGTGTGTATCCATAGACCAGCGAATAGCGCGGAGACGAACCATCTTTAAGCTGAGGACCGGCATGGACCAACGTTTCACTCAAGATGAGG
Proteins encoded in this window:
- a CDS encoding phytanoyl-CoA dioxygenase family protein; protein product: MDTSCFDYCLTEDEHREFEQNGFFVVENAIPPHLVKDLATVVDRLDAQYRSTEDSPDQRAPGTIDPNRPPAELVGPYDRLNLMDFVGKDEIFLELLDWYKTFPKVWGILGWNIQLYHSHMTVTPPGPSDGAEVKKRLGWHQDSARLNHELETTPQPRISLKVGFFLTDTTEEGRGNFYVLPGSQRQKTPDFPPDGVSDPAEALAVKVPPGTAVFFDRRLWHSASPNYSNIPRKVLFYGYSYRWLRPRDDMTVDHFMDRCDPIRQQLLGASTGGHGYTSPTDEDVPLKLWLAEHLGEEAVAA
- a CDS encoding DUF523 domain-containing protein gives rise to the protein MKKIVISACLIGEKCRYNGLDSKSETVMNKLETDSLIQICPEQLGGLSTPRPAAEIVGGDGEDVLDGRARVVTVDGEDKTKAFLAGAYRALEIAQAHRATHAILKSKSPSCGCGKIYDGSFTGNLTDSDGVTAALFRRHGIEITTEEDLENGG
- a CDS encoding MBL fold metallo-hydrolase, which produces MSTQFSQLSDHIFIHHGSISVGILRDGDRALLIDCGDGSVRSTLNTLGITTVDTVLFTHHHRDQVSGIGIVASDDTRIGVPSQERAWFESVETFWNDPQMRWHLYNYHPHNLMLAESILVTDNYAEGDSFQWGNARIDVIDTPGHTDGSVSYTVEVDGLCYAFCGDLIYDTGQIWELYSLQKGGETTDYHGFLGDRGRLTHSLKKVRQRYPEVLIPSHGKIMRDPSGAIETLLQRLDACYDKYVAISALRYYFPKLFTAFEGSAGHMPIREGKAVPEFLRHYGTTWMVISENGEAFVMDCGSPGILKQIQRLKAKGEILDVTEFWITHYHDDHVDAIPEFQEIFPCTTRTDSIVADVVENPHGFRLPCISPAVARIDHRTQDGDSWTWNEFEMTAYHFPGQTYYHGGLLVEGRGVRLFFAGDSFTMAGIDDYCSGNRNLLGEGVGYDRCLAWIAELKPTYIFNCHVPCAFTFKDDEIQQMRTNLAERERLYADLFPWDHPNYGLDEHWVRPYPYEQNVTAGETVTLDLVVTNHSAQAQIASCRPILPESWDIHIPEQAVTIPPKQEGHIAFSIPIPTHANGAQRIVIPLYVTYDGQPLGQFREAIFVFPHDA